Proteins from one Sylvia atricapilla isolate bSylAtr1 chromosome 1, bSylAtr1.pri, whole genome shotgun sequence genomic window:
- the LDLRAD4 gene encoding low-density lipoprotein receptor class A domain-containing protein 4 isoform X6 — MLKDAMVRRSSTVRFGSSLYMEGCLWPSESSVSRQGASEIMYAPRSRDRFTTPSFMQRDRFSRFQPTYPYMQHEIDLPPTISLSDGEEPPPYQGPCTLQLRDPEQQMELNRESVRAPPNRTIFDSDLIDISMYNGGPCPPSSNSGISATNYSSNGRMEGPPPTYSEVMGHYPGSSFFHHQHSNMPPSSQRGSRLQFQQNNSESTIVPSKGQERKPGNLV; from the exons ATGTTGAAAGATGCTATGGTGAGAAGAAGCAGTACAGTAAGATTTGGAAGCAGTCTATACATG GAGGGGTGCTTGTGGCCCTCAGAAAGCTCGGTTTCGCGCCAGGGTGCTTCAGAG ATCATGTACGCCCCCAGGTCCAGGGACAGGTTTACCACCCCGTCTTTCATGCAGCGGGACCGTTTCAGTCGCTTCCAGCCCACTTACCCTTACATGCAGCATGAGATCGACCTTCCTCCGACCATCTCCCTGTCGGACGGCGAGGAGCCCCCGCCGTACCAGGGCCCCTGCACCCTGCAGCTCCGGGACCCCGAGCAGCAGATGGAGCTCAACCGGGAATCCGTCAGGGCGCCGCCCAACCGAACCATTTTTGATAGCGACTTGATAGACATCTCCATGTACAATGGGGGTCCCTGCCCACCCAGCAGCAATTCGGGCATAAGTGCAACCAACTATAGCAGTAACGGAAGGATGGAAGGACCACCCCCGACGTACAGCGAGGTCATGGGGCATTACCCAGGCTCCTCTTTTTTCCATCACCAGCACAGCAACATGCCTCCTTCCTCGCAGAGGGGGAGCAGACTTCAGTTTCAGCAGAACAATTCAGAGAGCACAATAGTCCCCAGCAAAGGCCAGGAGCGGAAACCAGGAAACCTGGTCTAA